From one Cyanobacterium stanieri PCC 7202 genomic stretch:
- a CDS encoding hypothetical protein (KEGG: syp:SYNPCC7002_A0777 hypothetical protein~SPTR: Putative uncharacterized protein): MRLFPVLGLVIMFFVGLISEGMALPPAHEIPEEILRTEIIVEGRSPLDNEPLSAQEYAQLQQSLRESPYAPVLNEDVRHTIFLLQLLKMFRTFNPL, encoded by the coding sequence ATGAGACTGTTTCCTGTTTTGGGCTTGGTGATAATGTTTTTTGTGGGTCTGATTTCTGAGGGGATGGCTTTGCCCCCTGCCCATGAAATTCCCGAGGAGATTTTACGAACGGAAATTATAGTCGAAGGGCGATCGCCTTTAGATAATGAACCTCTTTCTGCCCAAGAATATGCACAATTGCAACAGTCTTTGAGAGAGTCCCCTTATGCTCCTGTGTTGAATGAGGATGTACGCCACACTATTTTTTTACTTCAGTTATTGAAAATGTTTAGAACTTTTAACCCTTTATAA
- a CDS encoding hydroxymethylpyrimidine synthase (PFAM: ThiC family~TIGRFAM: thiamine biosynthesis protein ThiC~COGs: COG0422 Thiamine biosynthesis protein ThiC~InterPro IPR002817~KEGG: cyt:cce_3025 thiamine biosynthesis protein ThiC~PFAM: thiamine biosynthesis protein ThiC~SPTR: Phosphomethylpyrimidine synthase;~TIGRFAM: thiamine biosynthesis protein ThiC), with product MRTEWIAKRRGQANVSQMHYARQGVITEEMHYVAKRENLPPELIRDEVARGRMIIPANINHPNLEPMCIGIASKCKVNANIGASPNSSNIEEEVAKLHLAVKYGADTLMDLSTGGGNLDEIRTAIINASPIPIGTVPIYQALESVHGNIENLTADDFLHIIEKHAQQGVDYMTIHAGILIEHLPLVRNRITGIVSRGGGIIARWMLHHHKQNPLYTHFDEIIEIFKKYDVSFSLGDSLRPGCTHDASDEAQLAELKTLGQLTRRAWEHDVQVMVEGPGHVPMDQIEFNVKKQMEECSEAPFYVLGPLVTDIAPGYDHITSAIGAAMAGWYGTAMLCYVTPKEHLGLPDAEDVRNGLIAYKIAAHAADIARHRPGARDRDDQLSEARYNFDWNRQFELSLDPDRAREYHDETLPADIYKTAEFCSMCGPKFCPMQTKVDAEALTELEKFLAREEEAKKQPVG from the coding sequence ATGCGAACAGAATGGATTGCGAAAAGACGGGGACAAGCTAATGTGTCTCAAATGCACTATGCCCGTCAAGGTGTGATAACAGAGGAAATGCACTATGTAGCAAAACGGGAGAATTTACCCCCCGAGTTAATACGGGATGAAGTAGCAAGGGGAAGAATGATTATTCCTGCTAACATCAATCACCCTAATCTTGAGCCTATGTGTATCGGGATTGCTTCTAAGTGTAAGGTAAACGCCAATATTGGAGCGTCTCCCAATAGTTCTAATATTGAGGAAGAAGTGGCAAAACTTCATCTAGCAGTAAAATATGGGGCAGATACCCTCATGGATTTGTCCACAGGGGGCGGTAATTTGGATGAAATCCGTACCGCTATCATCAACGCTTCTCCTATTCCCATCGGTACTGTGCCTATTTATCAAGCCTTGGAAAGTGTCCATGGCAACATTGAAAATTTAACGGCGGATGATTTTTTACATATTATCGAAAAACACGCTCAACAGGGTGTGGATTATATGACTATCCATGCGGGGATTTTAATTGAACATTTGCCCTTAGTACGTAATCGTATTACTGGTATTGTATCCCGTGGTGGTGGTATTATTGCCCGTTGGATGTTGCATCATCATAAACAAAACCCCCTCTATACTCATTTTGATGAGATTATCGAAATTTTCAAAAAATATGATGTATCTTTCAGCTTAGGGGATTCTTTGCGCCCTGGTTGTACCCATGATGCTTCTGATGAGGCTCAATTGGCTGAGTTAAAAACCCTTGGACAACTTACCCGCCGTGCATGGGAACATGATGTACAGGTGATGGTAGAAGGGCCAGGACACGTACCCATGGATCAAATTGAGTTTAACGTCAAAAAACAGATGGAAGAATGTTCCGAAGCTCCTTTCTATGTGTTAGGGCCTTTAGTAACTGATATTGCCCCCGGCTATGATCATATCACCAGTGCCATCGGTGCGGCTATGGCAGGATGGTATGGTACAGCGATGTTATGTTATGTAACTCCCAAAGAGCATTTAGGTTTACCTGATGCTGAGGATGTGCGTAACGGCTTAATTGCTTATAAGATTGCTGCCCATGCGGCGGATATTGCCCGTCATCGTCCCGGTGCGCGTGACAGGGATGATCAACTTTCTGAGGCTCGTTATAATTTTGACTGGAATCGTCAGTTTGAGCTATCTTTAGATCCAGACAGAGCAAGGGAATATCATGATGAGACTTTACCTGCAGATATTTACAAGACTGCGGAATTTTGTTCCATGTGTGGGCCTAAATTCTGTCCTATGCAAACCAAGGTTGATGCGGAAGCTCTCACGGAGTTAGAAAAATTCCTCGCCCGAGAAGAGGAGGCTAAAAAGCAACCTGTCGGATAA
- a CDS encoding response regulator receiver protein (PFAM: Response regulator receiver domain~COGs: COG3437 Response regulator containing a CheY-like receiver domain and an HD-GYP domain~InterPro IPR001789~KEGG: nhl:Nhal_1438 response regulator receiver~PFAM: response regulator receiver~SMART: response regulator receiver~SPTR: Putative uncharacterized protein) gives MKLFDEPINILLVEDSHTDVILMKKMLSMAQTPNNLYVVKDGIEAMAFLHKEEGYEDKPRPNLILLDLNLPRKNGKEVLAEVKADEHLKTIPVIILSTSENERDILDCYKGQANCYLTKPISMKDFKQQIKLIENFWFNLVQYPHEDDS, from the coding sequence ATGAAATTATTTGACGAACCCATTAACATTTTATTGGTAGAAGATTCTCACACCGATGTTATTTTGATGAAAAAAATGTTATCGATGGCTCAAACTCCAAATAATCTTTATGTGGTTAAAGATGGAATTGAAGCCATGGCATTTTTGCACAAGGAAGAAGGTTATGAAGATAAACCACGACCTAATTTAATCTTACTCGATTTAAATTTACCTCGAAAAAACGGTAAGGAAGTTTTGGCAGAAGTAAAGGCTGATGAACATCTAAAAACGATACCTGTAATAATTCTTAGCACTTCAGAAAATGAAAGGGATATTTTAGATTGTTATAAAGGTCAGGCAAATTGCTATTTGACTAAACCCATCAGTATGAAAGATTTTAAACAACAAATTAAACTGATCGAGAATTTTTGGTTTAATTTGGTGCAATATCCCCACGAAGACGATTCATAA
- a CDS encoding nitrogen regulatory protein P-II family (PFAM: Nitrogen regulatory protein P-II~COGs: COG0347 Nitrogen regulatory protein PII~InterPro IPR002332:IPR017918:IPR002187~KEGG: cyn:Cyan7425_2735 nitrogen regulatory protein P-II~PFAM: nitrogen regulatory protein P-II~SPTR: Nitrogen regulatory protein P-II) gives MKKIEAIIRPFKLDEVKIALVNAGIVGMTVSEVRGFGRQKGQTERYRGSEYTVEFLQKLKIEIVVEDDQVDMVVEKVVQASRTGEIGDGKIFISPVDETIRIRTGEKNLEAI, from the coding sequence TTGAAAAAAATTGAAGCTATTATTCGCCCATTTAAACTTGATGAGGTCAAAATCGCCCTTGTTAATGCCGGTATCGTTGGGATGACGGTTTCTGAGGTGCGTGGTTTTGGTCGTCAGAAGGGGCAAACTGAGCGTTATCGTGGTTCTGAGTACACTGTAGAGTTTTTACAGAAGCTCAAAATCGAGATCGTTGTGGAGGATGATCAGGTTGATATGGTAGTGGAAAAGGTGGTTCAGGCATCACGCACTGGGGAAATTGGAGATGGTAAAATCTTTATCTCTCCTGTGGATGAAACTATTCGTATTAGAACTGGTGAGAAAAATTTAGAGGCTATCTAA
- a CDS encoding hypothetical protein (KEGG: cyc:PCC7424_0302 hypothetical protein~SPTR: Putative uncharacterized protein): MDNLSDNNISFESESTVKKYKSRNFSVGFISLIVGIIFMAGGGIVFYFTRPCVLGECLLIPQSQESIDSSLARVEEGMSREELTQVQLNLIAVNLRLGNIPSWSSHYNQAQTLILENRTNIDDLEDLLQSLQGAENAENMMTKLPLSVEEWERVRVFWQEAIALIESVQNPMLEPWINNQLTYYNNNLTVVEDSIEQEQIGDQLLLEAQQIAQENQTLNDNLSSLEELKAMEANWQKAIANIRQIPLMTRAETEKESLLEQYNQSLTDTRTLIRREEIANNLYGQVQNNIIQAENAENNNQWTNAVNHWQEIINLIEQIPADSLLNQQVINIQQKAEEKLPLAQEELELAVNRQNAQEELANICQGSGKICDYVVEKNRIKVILTSDYLRNIARITQQSVNGSSDETSVLINHIEQVEQNYRYLSVKYGMPLEVYNPQQKLIMRYH; the protein is encoded by the coding sequence ATGGATAATTTATCAGACAACAATATTTCTTTTGAATCTGAATCTACTGTGAAAAAATATAAATCTCGTAATTTTTCAGTGGGTTTTATTTCTTTGATAGTCGGTATTATTTTCATGGCAGGAGGAGGAATAGTTTTTTACTTTACTCGTCCTTGTGTATTGGGTGAATGTTTATTGATTCCCCAGTCTCAGGAGAGCATAGATAGTTCCTTGGCAAGGGTTGAAGAGGGCATGAGCAGGGAAGAATTAACCCAAGTACAACTTAATTTAATTGCAGTTAATTTAAGGTTGGGCAATATCCCCTCTTGGTCTAGTCATTACAATCAGGCTCAGACTTTAATCTTGGAAAATAGAACAAATATTGATGATCTTGAGGATTTATTGCAGTCTTTGCAAGGTGCAGAAAATGCAGAAAATATGATGACAAAACTACCTTTATCGGTAGAGGAATGGGAAAGGGTAAGAGTTTTTTGGCAAGAGGCGATCGCCCTTATAGAGTCAGTACAAAATCCCATGTTAGAACCATGGATTAATAACCAATTAACTTACTATAACAATAATTTAACCGTAGTAGAAGATAGCATAGAACAAGAACAAATAGGCGACCAATTATTATTAGAAGCCCAACAAATTGCCCAAGAAAATCAAACATTAAATGATAATTTATCTTCCCTTGAAGAACTCAAAGCCATGGAAGCAAATTGGCAAAAGGCGATCGCCAATATTCGTCAAATTCCCCTCATGACTAGAGCCGAAACAGAAAAAGAAAGTTTACTGGAACAATATAATCAATCTTTGACCGACACAAGAACCTTAATTAGACGAGAAGAAATCGCCAACAATCTTTACGGACAAGTGCAAAACAACATTATCCAAGCAGAAAATGCCGAAAACAACAATCAATGGACTAATGCCGTTAATCATTGGCAAGAAATAATCAACTTAATAGAACAAATTCCTGCCGATAGCCTACTAAACCAACAAGTAATAAATATTCAACAAAAAGCAGAGGAAAAATTACCCTTAGCTCAAGAAGAACTTGAGTTGGCAGTCAATAGACAAAATGCCCAAGAAGAGTTGGCAAATATATGTCAAGGTAGTGGTAAAATTTGCGACTACGTAGTAGAAAAAAACAGAATAAAAGTAATTTTAACCAGTGATTATTTAAGAAACATTGCCCGAATTACTCAACAATCTGTGAACGGAAGTAGTGACGAAACATCAGTCTTAATAAATCATATCGAACAAGTAGAGCAAAACTATCGTTATCTGAGCGTTAAATATGGAATGCCCCTGGAAGTTTATAATCCCCAACAAAAATTGATTATGAGATACCATTAA
- a CDS encoding integral membrane sensor signal transduction histidine kinase (PFAM: Histidine kinase-, DNA gyrase B-, and HSP90-like ATPase; His Kinase A (phosphoacceptor) domain~COGs: COG4251 Bacteriophytochrome (light-regulated signal transduction histidine kinase)~InterPro IPR003661:IPR003594:IPR005467:IPR004358~KEGG: npu:Npun_F1600 integral membrane sensor hybrid histidine kinase~PFAM: ATP-binding region ATPase domain protein; histidine kinase A domain protein~SMART: ATP-binding region ATPase domain protein; histidine kinase A domain protein~SPTR: Sensor protein), protein MLNLFKEIFSANGYVPHGHCYLWQRELVSFHVLADLLIAIAYFSIPITLLYFIKKREDIPFSGIFVLFSLFIISCGITHLMAIVTLWYPFYWLSGILKIISASVSLLTAFELVGVIPFALALPSPEKLTEVNYQLQKEIRDRQKIEIKLIKLNQNLKRSNEELEQFAYVASHDLQEPLRTITSFTEILAEEYNDSFDNTAKEYLKYISSSSQKMKKLIQDLLRLSKVSHKSQKLEQVNLNEIVKEAIDFVSPSIHQRKINISCQVLPHIQGDKVQLTHLWLNLISNALKFNNNGLIEIKIGVENHDNNWLFYITDNGIGIDPEYQEKIFAIFQRLHSQHQYEGTGIGLALCQRVVSYHGGKIWVESELGKGSTFYFTMPKESTT, encoded by the coding sequence ATGTTAAATCTCTTTAAAGAAATATTTTCTGCCAATGGTTATGTTCCCCATGGACATTGTTATCTTTGGCAACGTGAATTGGTTTCTTTTCATGTTCTGGCGGATCTTTTAATTGCGATCGCCTATTTTTCTATACCCATAACCCTGCTTTACTTTATCAAAAAAAGGGAGGATATTCCTTTTTCTGGCATCTTTGTTTTATTCAGTTTATTTATTATTAGTTGTGGTATTACACACCTAATGGCGATCGTCACTTTGTGGTATCCCTTCTATTGGCTATCAGGAATTTTAAAAATTATTTCCGCCAGTGTCTCCCTACTTACTGCCTTTGAGTTGGTGGGAGTTATTCCCTTTGCCCTTGCCTTACCTAGTCCAGAAAAATTAACGGAAGTAAATTACCAACTACAAAAAGAAATCCGAGATCGCCAAAAAATAGAAATTAAATTAATCAAACTTAATCAAAATCTGAAAAGATCCAACGAAGAACTAGAACAATTTGCCTATGTCGCATCCCATGATTTACAAGAACCCCTAAGAACAATTACCAGTTTCACCGAGATTTTAGCGGAGGAATATAACGACTCCTTTGATAACACAGCAAAGGAATATCTAAAATATATTTCTTCATCTTCTCAAAAAATGAAAAAACTCATTCAAGATCTATTAAGGTTATCAAAAGTTAGTCACAAATCACAAAAACTTGAGCAAGTAAACTTAAATGAAATCGTCAAAGAAGCCATCGATTTTGTTAGTCCCTCGATTCATCAGCGCAAAATTAACATCAGTTGTCAGGTTTTACCCCATATTCAAGGGGATAAGGTGCAATTAACCCATTTATGGCTCAACTTAATCAGCAATGCCCTAAAGTTTAACAATAATGGTCTCATTGAAATTAAAATAGGTGTTGAAAATCATGATAATAATTGGTTATTTTATATAACTGACAATGGCATTGGTATTGACCCTGAATATCAAGAAAAAATATTTGCCATTTTCCAAAGACTCCATTCCCAACATCAATATGAAGGTACGGGCATCGGTTTGGCGTTATGTCAAAGGGTAGTGTCCTACCATGGTGGTAAAATATGGGTGGAATCTGAATTAGGAAAAGGATCAACTTTTTATTTCACTATGCCAAAGGAATCCACCACTTAA
- a CDS encoding hypothetical protein (COGs: COG1939 conserved hypothetical protein~KEGG: cyu:UCYN_00750 hypothetical protein~SPTR: Uncharacterized conserved protein): MPNKKIDLGPAKQIPSESPPESNSRETNEVVNVRETPSLTKIPQSSLKQISPVSLAYIGDAIYELHVRTHYLLPHRKIADHHHQVVKQVRAESQAEHLQSIYSILTEEEKTWVKRGRNSVNKSPRKLAPGIYQQATGFETLLGYLYIANPSRLDHILNQIKI, encoded by the coding sequence GTGCCAAACAAAAAAATTGATTTGGGTCCTGCAAAGCAGATTCCTTCGGAATCGCCACCTGAGTCCAACTCGAGAGAAACAAATGAGGTAGTAAATGTCAGAGAAACACCATCTCTTACAAAAATACCTCAATCATCACTAAAACAAATCTCTCCCGTATCTCTAGCCTACATTGGTGATGCCATATACGAACTTCACGTCAGAACCCATTACCTTCTACCCCATCGCAAAATAGCCGATCACCATCACCAAGTCGTAAAACAAGTGAGGGCAGAAAGCCAAGCCGAACACTTACAGAGCATTTATTCCATACTCACCGAAGAAGAAAAAACATGGGTGAAGAGAGGAAGAAACTCCGTCAACAAATCCCCCCGAAAACTAGCCCCCGGAATCTATCAACAGGCGACAGGATTTGAAACCCTCCTCGGTTACTTATACATAGCCAACCCTTCCAGACTTGACCATATTCTCAATCAAATCAAAATTTAA
- a CDS encoding anti-sigma-factor antagonist (PFAM: STAS domain~TIGRFAM: anti-anti-sigma factor~COGs: COG1366 Anti-anti-sigma regulatory factor (antagonist of anti-sigma factor)~InterPro IPR002645:IPR003658~KEGG: cyc:PCC7424_3195 anti-sigma-factor antagonist~PFAM: Sulfate transporter/antisigma-factor antagonist STAS~SPTR: Anti-sigma factor antagonist;~TIGRFAM: anti-anti-sigma factor), protein MSLRGTREVRKNCQIFHLLGQLDAFSEPTFQKVILSYVKEGANQIILDLSQIDFIDSSGLGALVRIVKAIEPIKGKLQIVTNPRVTQTVKMVRLEKFLNLRNSLDEALADIS, encoded by the coding sequence GTGAGTCTCAGAGGGACTCGTGAAGTCAGAAAAAATTGCCAAATCTTTCACCTACTAGGTCAGTTAGATGCCTTTTCTGAGCCCACATTTCAGAAAGTAATCCTGAGCTACGTAAAAGAAGGAGCCAATCAAATTATTCTCGATTTGTCTCAAATCGACTTTATCGACAGTTCCGGTTTAGGAGCTTTAGTTCGTATCGTAAAGGCGATCGAACCTATCAAAGGAAAATTACAAATCGTCACCAATCCCCGAGTTACCCAAACGGTTAAAATGGTGAGATTAGAAAAATTCCTTAACTTAAGAAACTCTCTCGACGAAGCCTTAGCTGACATATCATAA
- a CDS encoding ammonium transporter (PFAM: Ammonium Transporter Family~TIGRFAM: ammonium transporter~COGs: COG0004 Ammonia permease~InterPro IPR018047:IPR001905~KEGG: tel:tll0188 ammonium/methylammonium permease~PFAM: ammonium transporter~SPTR: Ammonium/methylammonium permease;~TIGRFAM: ammonium transporter; TC 1.A.11), which yields MLRLKTIEKRLKRIVKKIQLYPTWQGCVILSVILLLSCATSVGAQDTLAEMSAASRELRVGLNTLWMVLASILVISMNAGFAMLETGFCRRKNAVNLLSKNLIVFGISTITFWAIGFGLMFGDGNNLFGMSGFFLAGADNSPAIGADYVGVYTSLSDINVPLAAKFLFQVAFAGTAATIISGAVAERIKFIDFIIFSIFLVAIAYPVVGHWIWGGGWLAEQGFEDFAGSTVVHSVGGWSALTGAWILGPRTGKYPPSGGIMPLPGHNLSLATLGCFILWIGWFGFNAGSTMEVSQDIAYIALTTNLAAAAGAISATIISWVLAGKPDLSLIINGILSGLVAITAGCAFVSYSDAIVIGAIAGILVVVAVYYFDSIKIDDPVGAVSVHLVNGIWGTIAVGLFASPIISGDSEIRGLFTTGNMSLLGTQLLGILAVGVFVVIYSSIIWLVLKALLGLRVSQEEEYLGLDIGEHGMEAYNGFLEVEE from the coding sequence ATGTTGAGATTAAAGACCATAGAAAAAAGACTCAAAAGAATTGTAAAAAAGATACAACTATATCCAACTTGGCAAGGATGCGTAATATTAAGTGTGATTTTATTGCTTTCTTGTGCCACATCCGTGGGGGCGCAAGATACCTTGGCGGAAATGAGTGCCGCTAGTAGAGAGTTAAGAGTTGGTTTAAATACCCTTTGGATGGTATTGGCTTCAATCTTGGTAATTTCTATGAATGCTGGTTTTGCCATGTTAGAGACAGGATTTTGTCGGCGCAAAAATGCTGTTAATCTGCTCTCCAAAAACTTAATTGTGTTTGGCATTTCTACTATTACATTTTGGGCCATTGGATTTGGTTTAATGTTTGGAGATGGAAATAACTTGTTTGGGATGAGTGGTTTTTTCCTAGCAGGGGCTGACAATAGTCCTGCCATCGGGGCGGATTATGTGGGAGTATATACTTCATTAAGTGATATTAATGTTCCCTTAGCCGCTAAGTTTTTATTTCAAGTTGCCTTTGCTGGTACTGCCGCCACTATTATTTCTGGGGCGGTGGCTGAAAGGATTAAATTTATTGACTTTATTATTTTCAGTATCTTTTTAGTGGCGATCGCCTATCCTGTGGTAGGACACTGGATCTGGGGAGGAGGATGGTTAGCCGAGCAAGGATTCGAGGACTTTGCAGGTTCAACGGTGGTTCACTCTGTGGGGGGATGGTCCGCTTTAACAGGGGCATGGATATTAGGCCCTAGAACAGGTAAATATCCTCCATCTGGGGGAATCATGCCCTTACCCGGTCATAATCTCAGTTTAGCCACCCTCGGTTGTTTTATTCTTTGGATTGGTTGGTTTGGGTTTAATGCAGGTTCCACCATGGAAGTATCCCAAGACATCGCCTATATTGCCCTCACCACCAACCTAGCCGCAGCCGCAGGTGCCATTTCCGCCACCATTATCAGTTGGGTTTTGGCAGGGAAACCAGACCTATCCCTCATTATTAACGGTATCTTATCGGGTTTAGTGGCCATTACCGCAGGATGTGCTTTTGTTAGTTATAGTGATGCCATCGTCATCGGGGCGATCGCTGGAATCCTTGTCGTGGTGGCGGTTTACTACTTCGATAGCATCAAAATTGATGACCCTGTGGGAGCCGTTTCTGTTCACCTTGTCAATGGTATTTGGGGAACTATTGCCGTTGGTTTATTTGCTAGTCCTATTATTTCGGGAGACTCCGAAATTAGAGGATTATTTACCACAGGAAATATGTCCTTATTGGGTACTCAATTATTGGGAATTTTAGCCGTTGGGGTTTTTGTCGTTATCTATAGTTCCATTATTTGGTTAGTCCTCAAAGCCTTGTTGGGTTTAAGAGTATCCCAAGAAGAAGAATATTTAGGTTTAGATATTGGGGAACATGGTATGGAGGCGTATAACGGATTTTTAGAAGTTGAAGAATAA
- a CDS encoding glycogen/starch synthase, ADP-glucose type (PFAM: Starch synthase catalytic domain; Glycosyl transferases group 1~TIGRFAM: glycogen/starch synthases, ADP-glucose type~COGs: COG0297 Glycogen synthase~InterPro IPR013534:IPR001296:IPR011835~KEGG: cyc:PCC7424_4463 glycogen synthase~PFAM: Starch synthase catalytic domain-containing protein; glycosyl transferase group 1~PRIAM: Starch synthase~SPTR: Glycogen/starch synthase, ADP-glucose type;~TIGRFAM: glycogen/starch synthase, ADP-glucose type) produces MYIVHIASECAPVIKAGGLGDVVYGLSREVENRGHTVEIILPMYDCMRYDHIWGLHDAYKDLYVPWYDGAIHCSVYCGWVHGRLCFFIKPHSEDYFFDRGCYYGCNDDNMRFAFFSKAALEFLFISNKRPDIIHCHDWQTGLVPVMLYEMYKWHGMANQRVCFTVHNFKHQGIAGSEILKATGLNNEMYYYDYDRLRDNFNPFALNLMKGGIVYSNHVNTVSPHHAWEARYSEVSYGLGHTLELHHYKFDGILNGIDYNIWNPEIDTFIPHKYTIDKFAGKAQNRKALRDRLLLRDDDKPIVAFVGRLDGQKGVDLVHHAIYYSIHNNAQFVLLGSATEPSINKWFAHEKFFLNNHPDCHLELGFNEELAHLIYAGADIIVVPSVYEPCGLTQMIGLKYGTVPVVRGVGGLMDTVFDKDYDQHHSPDKRNGYVFYQNDNHALESGLERAISLWHYYPKEFEILQKQGMEYDYSWNNPGQQYVRLYDYLRHK; encoded by the coding sequence ATGTATATTGTTCATATTGCTTCAGAGTGCGCACCTGTAATTAAAGCAGGAGGGTTAGGAGACGTTGTTTATGGTTTGAGCCGAGAAGTAGAAAATCGAGGTCATACCGTAGAAATAATCCTGCCCATGTATGATTGTATGCGTTATGACCATATCTGGGGGCTTCACGATGCCTACAAAGATCTTTACGTACCTTGGTACGACGGAGCCATTCACTGCTCCGTATATTGTGGCTGGGTACATGGTCGCCTTTGTTTCTTTATCAAACCCCACTCAGAAGATTATTTCTTTGACCGAGGCTGTTACTATGGCTGTAACGATGATAATATGCGTTTTGCCTTCTTTAGTAAAGCCGCCCTCGAATTTTTATTTATCAGTAACAAACGCCCCGACATCATCCATTGTCACGATTGGCAAACAGGATTAGTACCCGTAATGCTCTATGAAATGTATAAATGGCACGGCATGGCAAACCAAAGAGTTTGTTTCACTGTCCATAACTTCAAACACCAAGGTATAGCAGGGAGCGAAATTCTCAAAGCCACAGGGTTAAACAATGAAATGTATTACTATGACTACGATCGCCTCCGGGACAACTTCAACCCCTTCGCCCTCAACCTCATGAAAGGAGGCATCGTGTACTCCAACCATGTCAACACCGTATCTCCCCATCACGCCTGGGAAGCAAGATATAGTGAAGTAAGCTACGGTTTAGGACATACCCTGGAACTACATCACTACAAATTTGACGGCATCCTCAACGGTATCGACTACAACATCTGGAACCCAGAAATCGACACCTTCATTCCCCATAAATACACCATCGATAAATTTGCAGGAAAAGCCCAAAACAGAAAAGCCCTGCGAGATAGACTCCTATTAAGAGACGATGACAAGCCTATCGTTGCCTTTGTGGGGCGTTTAGACGGTCAAAAAGGAGTGGACTTAGTTCACCATGCCATCTACTACTCTATCCATAATAACGCTCAATTTGTCCTCCTCGGCTCCGCCACCGAACCGAGCATTAATAAATGGTTTGCCCACGAAAAATTCTTCCTCAACAATCATCCCGACTGTCACCTAGAATTAGGTTTCAATGAAGAACTAGCCCATCTCATCTACGCAGGGGCAGACATTATCGTTGTTCCCAGTGTTTACGAACCCTGCGGACTTACCCAGATGATCGGTTTAAAATATGGTACCGTTCCTGTGGTCAGAGGGGTAGGAGGATTAATGGACACAGTTTTCGACAAAGACTATGATCAACATCACAGCCCCGATAAACGTAACGGTTATGTATTTTATCAAAACGATAACCACGCCCTCGAATCAGGGCTAGAAAGAGCCATTTCTCTGTGGCATTATTATCCCAAAGAATTTGAAATACTCCAAAAACAAGGCATGGAGTACGATTACTCTTGGAACAATCCGGGCCAACAATATGTGAGACTTTATGATTATTTGCGCCATAAATAA